One genomic window of Mus musculus strain C57BL/6J chromosome 4, GRCm38.p6 C57BL/6J includes the following:
- the Errfi1 gene encoding ERBB receptor feedback inhibitor 1, whose protein sequence is MSTAGVAAQDIRVPLKTGFLHNGQALGNMKSCWGSHSEFENNFLNIDPITMAYNLNSPAQEHLTTVGCAARSAPGSGHFFAECGPSPRSSLPPLVISPSESSGQREEDQVMCGFKKLSVNGVCTSTPPLTPIKSCPSPFPCAALCDRGSRPLPPLPISEDLCVDEADSEVELLTTSSDTDLLLEDSAPSDFKYDAPGRRSFRGCGQINYAYFDSPTVSVADLSCASDQNRVVPDPNPPPPQSHRRLRRSHSGPAGSFNKPAIRISSCTHRASPSSDEDKPEVPPRVPIPPRPAKPDYRRWSAEVTSNTYSDEDRPPKVPPREPLSRSNSRTPSPKSLPSYLNGVMPPTQSFAPDPKYVSSKALQRQSSEGSANKVPCILPIIENGKKVSSTHYYLLPERPPYLDKYEKYFKEAEETNPSTQIQPLPAACGMASATEKLASRMKIDMGSHGKRKHLSYVVSP, encoded by the exons ATGTCAACAGCAGGAGTTGCTGCTCAGGATATTCGAGTCCCATTAAAAACTGGATTTCTCCATAATGGTCAGGCCTTGGGGAATATGAAGTCCTGCTGGGGCAGTCACAGTGAGTTTGAAAA taactttttaaatattgatCCAATAACCATGGCCTACAATCTGAACTCCCCTGCTCAGGAGCACCTAACAACTgttg GATGTGCTGCTCGGTCTGCTCCAGGGAGCGGCCACTTCTTTGCAGAGTGTGGTCCATCTCCAAGGTCAAGCTTGCCCCCTCTTGTTATCTCACCAAGTGAAAGCTCGGGACAGCGTGAAGAGGATCAAGTTATGTGTGGTTTTAAGAAACTCTCAGTGAATGGGGTCTGCACTTCCACACCTCCACTTACACCCATTAAAAGctgcccttcccctttcccctgtgCGGCTCTGTGTGATCGGGGTTCTCGGCCGCTCCCGCCACTGCCCATCTCTGAAGACCTATGTGTGGATGAGGCCGACAGTGAGGTAGAGCTTCTAACCACCAGCTCAGACACAGACTTGCTTTTAGAAGACTCTGCGCCTTCAGATTTCAAATACGATGCTCCTGGCAGGCGCAGCTTCCGTGGGTGCGGCCAGATCAACTATGCATATTTTGACAGCCCAACTGTTTCTGTGGCAGATCTTAGCTGTGCATCTGACCAGAACAGAGTTGTTCCAGACCCAAACCCTCCCCCACCTCAAAGCCATCGCAGATTAAGGAGGTCTCACTCAGGACCAGCTGGGTCATTTAACAAGCCAGCCATTCGGATATCTAGCTGCACACACAGAGCTTCTCCTAGCTCTGATGAAGACAAGCCTGAGGTCCCTCCCAGGGTTCCTATACCTCCTAGGCCAGCAAAGCCAGACTATAGACGGTGGTCAGCAGAAGTGACCTCCAACACCTACAGTGATGAAGATAGGCCTCCCAAAGTCCCCCCGAGAGAACCTTTGTCTCGGAGTAACTCCCGTACCCCAAGTCCTAAAAGCCTTCCGTCTTACCTCAATGGGGTCATGCCCCCAACACAGAGCTTCGCTCCTGACCCCAAGTATGTCAGCAGCAAAGCCCTGCAGAGACAGAGCAGCGAAGGATCTGCCAACAAGGTTCCTTGCATCCTGCCCATTATTGAAAATGGGAAGAAGGTTAGCTCAACGCATTATTACTTACTACCTGAGAGGCCACCGTACCTGGACAAATATGAAAAGTATTTTAAGGAAGCAGAAGAAACAAACCCAAGCACCCAAATTCAGCCATTACCTGCTGCCTGTGGTATGGCCTCTGCCACAGAAAAGCTGGCCTCCAGAATGAAAATAGATATGGGTAGCCACGGGAAGCGCAAACACTTATCCTACGTGGTTTCTCCATAA